GGCATCGGTCGAGAGTGCAGCAGCGGTCTGTGTCATCATTTTCCCCATTGTTCCATAAAATAGCTGGCTGGCAGGAAGCTGGCTTGCTGTGACACACAACATAGCCATCCGGGGGCATATGGCAAGAGTTTTTAGAACGATTCTAATACTTAGGAAATTGCTCGGAAATACGGCCCAGAAGAAACCCGATGTAGCGCCGCCGCGCCGGGTCGATTTGCGACCGCAGCAAGAAGCCGAGGCTGTCATAATCCTGTGCTGATACACAGGACAGGCAGCGCATCACCCAAGCTTCGTCGAAGGAGACCTCTGCCGTGCCGGGCCGAAACCATTTGATTCGACGTGGCATTGCCTCTGGCAGGCATTTCACAAAAGTATCGACATAGGTGCGTCTGGCATCCTCTCCATCGACACAGAGCAGCGCGCAGGCTTCGAACAGATCGGTCCGCGCAGCGGCGCGGCAGCCCATCGCCGCAAGACGCAACGTATTGAGTGCAATATATTCCTGCTCATCGAGCAGGGGGGTACTGCGCAACCGGTCAGGGGCCGTCACCTGCGGCAGGGACAAGGTCTGCACTGGCATCATGGGTGATGAATCCGTCTATCTAGAGGGGCACTCGGGCACCCCGGCTAATTCCTGACTAAATATATTGGTTTTATGGGCGCTCACAAGAGATGAACAGGCGCGCCAGTAAAATTCGCGCTGTATGCCCTGCGGCGGGCGTATTAGCTGCGGTTCTCCGCAACCAGCGCCAGCAGCTCTTCCTTGGTGCGGGAAATATGTCGGGTCAGGGCATCGCAGGCGGCCTCCACATTGCGGGCCTGCGCCAGTGCGAGGAGGTCGCGATGCTCGGCCTTGGCGGGTTCGCGCTGTTTCATCACGCTGAGATGCATGCGCACAAACCGGTCGGAATGAAGGCTGAGCCCCTGTAGCATTTCATTGGTCAGCTTACGTTCGGCAGCAGCATAGAGCGCAGAGTGGTAGCGGTGGTTCAATGCGCCCCAGGTTGCCACGTCATCAGCATCATAGGAGGCGTCCATTTCATCCAGGATCTGGCTGCATCTTGCGAAGTCAGTGCTGGTCATCGCAGGGATCGAGCGACGGAACAGATCGACCTCGACCAGGATGCGCAGATCAAAAATCTCCGCGATTTCGCGCAGGGAATGTTTGGTGACTGTTGCCCCGCGGTTATTCGCAAAAAGGACCAGCCCCTCGGCATCGAGCCGCTTCAGAGCTTCGCGCACCGGCATCCGCGAGACATCGTATTCCTCTGCCAGTGCCTCCTGGCGGATCGGTTCACCTTCGGCAAGTTCACCACTCAGGATACGCTCGCGCAAATCGGCGGCGATCACGTCGGGAAGGGTGCTGCGGGAGATGGCGCGCTTGGCTGCCATGGGAGCCTCATGGGTCGGGGTTACGTAGGTGCCAATCTGGCGGTTGTTGTTCGGGTGTGCCCTGCTGGGCCGCGCGGATCAAGGGGCAGGGCATCACGCCCCCCAGGTGTCGCTCAGCCTGTAGCCACCGGGCCAGGGGTCATCGGGGTCCAGCATGTGCTGGTGTATTCCCGTGATCCAGCCACGCCCACTGATTTCCGGAATGATGGCGGGCTGGCCTCCGACGGTTGTCTGGTCGGCGATCCGGCCCTTGAAACTGGAGCCTATGATCGACACTGCCTCAAACTCCTCATCTGCGGTCATTTCCCCTTTGGCCAGCATCAGGGCCATTCGGGCCGATACTGCGGTTCCGGTGGGTGAACGATCCACCTTGCCGGGCTGGATGGCCACGGCAGAGCGACTGCGCCACCCGATGTCGGTGCGCTCCAGCGGGCCGCAAAATGCACAGAAGGAAATATGCGACCAGTCGGGATTGTCTGGATGGCTGAAACCCAGCTGCTCATTTGCCGCATCCAGAATGCAGGTTCCGATCTGTGCCAGGGCCTTGGCCTCTGCGTCGCAGATGGTCAGATCCAGATCGGCGGCCTGTACGACCACAAAACTATCGCCGCCATAGGCCGTATCCACATAGAGCGTACCGATCCCCGGGACATGCAAGGCAACGCCAATTGCCTCTGCAAAACTGGGAACATTGCGGACAAATATCCGCTCCGCTTTGCCATTTCTGCATTCGGCGCGCACCTTGACCAGCCCCCCTGGCGCTTCCAGCGTCAGATGCGTTTCCGGTTCCTGCATGGGCAGAATGCCCCCATCCAGCAGCACGGTCGCAACGCAGATCGAATTCGATCCGGACATAGGCGGCGTGTATTCGGGTTCCATAATGATAAACCCCATGTCGGCGTCGGGATGTTTGGGGGGCACCAGCAGATTGACGTGCCGGAACACGCCGCCGCGGGGTTCATTGAGGACAAAGTTGCGCAGGGTCTGGTCCTGCGCGATGAATGTGCGCTGATCCCAGAGTGTGGCGCCCGGCGGCGGTGCCACGCCGCCGACGATGACATCACCCACTTCGCCCTCGGCATGGGCGGAAATGACATGTACGGTCCTGGTGCTGCGCATCTAGGTCTCCTGCGGTTCCGGCGGGCTTGGGGCGGGCTGAAAGGTGGTCAAGGCAATCGATCGCCTGTTTCTGATGTAGCACTACAATAAATTTTAGTATATGTTTTCCTGAAGCCCACATCACAGATCATGACCAAACAGGTTCGGCTGGTTGGATGGGTCACTTTGGTCAGCGCGGTGTCGGGCTGCCGGAATTTCAGGATACGGATATGGACGCCTCAGAGACGCGCAAGACAGAGACCATAAAGGCAGGCGCCAGCAAGAAAACGCGCAAGAAGGACAATTCCGAGCAGCTTGGACACGCGATCCGCCGCCGCCGCAAGGCGATGGGGATGACAATGGTGCAGGTTGCCGAGGACACTGAACTGACGCCCGGGTTCATTTCTCAGGTTGAGCGGGGCATCAGCACGCCCTCGCTGTCCTCGCTGTTGTCCATCGCTGCCGCCCTGCAAACCAGCGTAGAGCAGCTGTTGAGTGTTGAGGAAGAGTTTAGAGAGTATATCCATAAGGATAACCGGCAGACCTACGCTCTGGGAACCAACGGAAGATTGTATGAGAAGCTGGGGCCGGGGTTTTCCGGCGCGCTCTGCTACCCGTCGATCATTCACCGCCCACCTGGTCATGTCTCGGAGAAGATGTGCCACGAGGGCGAGGTGTTCTGCTACCTGATCTCGGGGCAGCTCGAATATCATCTGGGGGATTCGGTGCATATCATGTCGCCGGGGGATACGGTTCACCATGACTGCTCGAAGCCGCATTATTCGATCGTTTTGAGTGACGAAGAGGCGGTTGAACTTTGGGTGAGCACCATGCCGATGAAGAGCTCTGCCCGCTGAAGGATCAGGCGCAAATGCGCATATCTCTACCCTCCGGCCTTGGGGCTGATGCGGCAAGTTCGGCGTCCATCTGCAGTTGAGCTACCGGAGATTTCTACCGCAATCAGAACTTTTGCTAAAAATAATTTTA
Above is a window of Phaeobacter sp. A36a-5a DNA encoding:
- a CDS encoding trans-3-hydroxy-L-proline dehydratase, yielding MRSTRTVHVISAHAEGEVGDVIVGGVAPPPGATLWDQRTFIAQDQTLRNFVLNEPRGGVFRHVNLLVPPKHPDADMGFIIMEPEYTPPMSGSNSICVATVLLDGGILPMQEPETHLTLEAPGGLVKVRAECRNGKAERIFVRNVPSFAEAIGVALHVPGIGTLYVDTAYGGDSFVVVQAADLDLTICDAEAKALAQIGTCILDAANEQLGFSHPDNPDWSHISFCAFCGPLERTDIGWRSRSAVAIQPGKVDRSPTGTAVSARMALMLAKGEMTADEEFEAVSIIGSSFKGRIADQTTVGGQPAIIPEISGRGWITGIHQHMLDPDDPWPGGYRLSDTWGA
- a CDS encoding helix-turn-helix domain-containing protein; translation: MDASETRKTETIKAGASKKTRKKDNSEQLGHAIRRRRKAMGMTMVQVAEDTELTPGFISQVERGISTPSLSSLLSIAAALQTSVEQLLSVEEEFREYIHKDNRQTYALGTNGRLYEKLGPGFSGALCYPSIIHRPPGHVSEKMCHEGEVFCYLISGQLEYHLGDSVHIMSPGDTVHHDCSKPHYSIVLSDEEAVELWVSTMPMKSSAR
- a CDS encoding GntR family transcriptional regulator gives rise to the protein MAAKRAISRSTLPDVIAADLRERILSGELAEGEPIRQEALAEEYDVSRMPVREALKRLDAEGLVLFANNRGATVTKHSLREIAEIFDLRILVEVDLFRRSIPAMTSTDFARCSQILDEMDASYDADDVATWGALNHRYHSALYAAAERKLTNEMLQGLSLHSDRFVRMHLSVMKQREPAKAEHRDLLALAQARNVEAACDALTRHISRTKEELLALVAENRS